CTGGCTCGCTCCAGCCGATCGTCACTATTTCCTCGGCTTTCGCCTTGTTTTGTCAACAGGCGGCAACTGATTACACCACATCACAGTCCTCTCCCATAACTGTGCCCTGCAAATTTTGGGGCTGGTTTCAGGCTACTGGAGTGGATCTCTTTTAAATTTCATGAACATAATGATGGATAGTTCCCCCGGGACCTGCTGCCAAAGCCAGAGCACCGAGTGCGCAGGCGGCGATCCCGCCGAGCATCGCGAGGGGTGATCCGTCCGAGAACAGTCCGATGCCCCCCATGATTACCGCACCGGTCACGAAACGGGCGGTACCTATCAGTGCTGATGCCGAACCGGCCACCGCTCCCTGTCCTTCCAGAGCAAGCACAGTACTGATCGGTACGATCAGTCCGAGAAAGCCATAACCGAGAAAGAGCATGCTGATCAGCAGTTCGATCCGGTCAATACCGAACAGGCTGAAAGTGAAGAGTAGAGACATCATCCCGGCATATCCGTAGAGCGATGTTTTCAGAATCCGGACCAGGCCGAAACGTTTGCCGAGTCTGCCTGCGAGCTGCGCTATCCCGATAAAGGAGATGGCATTTAGCGAAAAAGCGATGCTGTACTGGATCGGGGTCAAACCATAATGGTTGATCAAGACAAAAGAGGAGTTGGCCAGGTAGATGAAAAAGCTGGAGATACCCAGCGCACCTATGGCGACAAGTTGCAGATAGGCGCGGTCCTGCAGAAGTGGCCGGTAATCAGTCCAGAGTCTGCCAAGGTCAATCACTCTCCCTTTGGCAACCGGCCGCGTCTCGGGGAAGCGGAAGGCCAGCAGTGCCAGTCCCGATAGAGCCAGCAGGGTAATGACCCAGAACACACTGCGCCAGCCGCCCCACTCGATAAGCAGACTGCCGGCCAATGGCGCGAGGATGGGAGAAACGCTGAAAACCAGCATCAGTCTTGCCATCAGTTTCACGGCTTCATTGCCGGTGTGAAGGTCCCGGACCACCGCGCGTGGGATGACCATGGCCGCACAGGCGCCTGAACCCTGAATAAATCGGGAGAGAATCAGAATATGGATGGTGGGAGCCAGTGCACAGCCGATGCTGCCGGCAACAAAAAGAACCAGGCCGAAATACATCGGCGGTTTGCGTCCGATCTGGTCTGATAAAGGTCCGTATATGACCTGGCCGACGCCCAAGGACAGGAAATAAACAAGCAGACTCATCTGCACCGCATTCATTGACGTCCCGAGGCTCCGTCCAATCGAGGGAAGCGCCGGCAGGTACATGTCGATTGCAAGAGGGCCCATGGCAGTCAGTAGGCCAAGAACCACGGCTATTCGGAAGTTGGATGTGGGCATGAATGGTGGTTGACTTCCTTGTTTGAAAATGCAAAGCGAAATACCTTCCCCGCAGCTAAAAGTCTCTTGTTGTTCGCTATCCGAAGCCTCACGCTGTTCGCTCTCTGCTGTGGGGAGTTGCAATTCGGTCAGGGACTATGACATTATTTTAAAAAAAAAACAGCCACCT
The sequence above is drawn from the Pseudomonadota bacterium genome and encodes:
- a CDS encoding multidrug effflux MFS transporter, with amino-acid sequence MPTSNFRIAVVLGLLTAMGPLAIDMYLPALPSIGRSLGTSMNAVQMSLLVYFLSLGVGQVIYGPLSDQIGRKPPMYFGLVLFVAGSIGCALAPTIHILILSRFIQGSGACAAMVIPRAVVRDLHTGNEAVKLMARLMLVFSVSPILAPLAGSLLIEWGGWRSVFWVITLLALSGLALLAFRFPETRPVAKGRVIDLGRLWTDYRPLLQDRAYLQLVAIGALGISSFFIYLANSSFVLINHYGLTPIQYSIAFSLNAISFIGIAQLAGRLGKRFGLVRILKTSLYGYAGMMSLLFTFSLFGIDRIELLISMLFLGYGFLGLIVPISTVLALEGQGAVAGSASALIGTARFVTGAVIMGGIGLFSDGSPLAMLGGIAACALGALALAAGPGGTIHHYVHEI